One region of Armigeres subalbatus isolate Guangzhou_Male chromosome 3, GZ_Asu_2, whole genome shotgun sequence genomic DNA includes:
- the LOC134222851 gene encoding uncharacterized protein LOC134222851, with protein MSRSKVAPLQHMSIPRLELQAATLGARLANSVGEILTLEVKRRFMWSDSKTVLSWIHSDHRRYKQFVAFRIGEIHSLTKIAEWRWVPTKCNAADALTKWEKAHSMHSDAAWFRGPGFLYQPEDCWPKQDSIAPNVAEEVRACVQFHDIAITMSIVDLQRFSKWRVLVRTVACVYRFASNCRRKKDGFKIEAVPTTEAVKKAVIKTVRSTTVPLKREEYQKAEAYLWRSAQADCFGDEIRTIKKNRQLPLQQQQQLEKSSSLYNLSPFLDTEDVLRMEGRAAQGSSLPFELRFPIILPKQHLVTDKLLEYYHHRVAHGNVESAVNEIRQRFSIQNLRAELKRIGKSCMWCKVKKCRARTPRMAPLPESRVTPGLPPFSHTGVDFCGPVTVTVGRRSEKRYICLFTCMTTRAVHLEVAHSLTTQACLMAIRRFVCRRGKPLEFYSDNGTNFQAASKAIVKQIGEKCEDEFTDSRTRWNFNPPSAPHMGGVWERLVRSLKAALTVLNDGRTITDEVLLTTIAEAEDLINSRPLTYVGLEPGTEEALTPNHFVRGVGTIGEEHPVPPTSEAEALRDRYKRSQRLADKLWARWVFEYLPSINHRAKWHTNVPLIASGDLVYIADDAVRKSWIRGIVLDVYPEADSRIRQAMVQTVKGKFRRPVTKLAVLEVQDGNSGVAEAPPEIRGGSMLAPLPPGIEKP; from the coding sequence ATGTCAAGGTCGAAGGTAGCACCGTTGCAACACATGTCCATTCCCCGTTTGGAGTTGCAAGCAGCAACGCTAGGAGCGAGGCTTGCCAATTCCGTCGGCGAGATTCTTACGTTAGAAGTCAAGCGTCGTTTCATGTGGTCCGATTCGAAGACCGTACTCTCATGGATCCACTCCGACCACCGTCGTTATAAACAGTTCGTGGCGTTCCGGATCGGAGAGATACACAGCTTAACGAAAATAGCGGAATGGCGTTGGGTGCCGACTAAGTGCAATGCGGCCGACGCGTTAACGAAGTGGGAGAAGGCGCACAGCATGCATTCCGATGCTGCGTGGTTCCGCGGCCCTGGATTCCTCTACCAGCCGGAGGATTGTTGGCCGAAGCAGGACAGCATCGCACCAAACGTTGCCGAGGAGGTTCGAGCGTGTGTCCAGTTCCACGATATCGCCATCACCATGTCGATAGTAGATCTGCAACGATTTTCTAAGTGGAGGGTATTAGTGCGGACGGTGGCATGCGTCTATCGGTTCGCGTCGAACTGTCGAAGGAAAAAAGATGGATTCAAGATCGAAGCAGTTCCAACTACAGAAGCGGTGAAGAAGGCGGTTATAAAAACTGTACGATCGACGACGGTACCGTTGAAACGTGAAGAGTACCAGAAGGCGGAGGCGTACCTCTGGCGGTCAGCCCAGGCCGATTGTTTTGGCGACGAAATCAGGACGATCAAAAAGAACCGGCAGCTACCgttacagcagcagcagcaattaGAGAAGAGTAGCAGTTTGTACAACCTGAGTCCGTTCCTAGACACTGAGGACGTACTGCGAATGGAAGGTAGAGCAGCGCAAGGTTCGTCGCTGCCGTTCGAGCTTCGATTCCCAATAATTCTACCGAAACAGCATCTGGTGACTGACAAGCTGCTAGAATACTACCATCACCGAGTAGCACATGGAAACGTGGAGTCTGCCGTCAACGAAATCCGGCAAAGATTCAGCATTCAGAACCTGCGAGCAGAGTTGAAGCGGATCGGGAAGTCTTGCATGTGGTGCAAGGTGAAGAAATGCCGAGCGAGGACACCGAGAATGGCTCCATTGCCGGAGTCGCGCGTCACGCCGGGACTACCACCGTTCAGCCACACCGGCGTGGACTTCTGCGGCCCAGTCACAGTTACAGTCGGTCGAAGATCGGAGAAGCGGTACATCTGTTTGTTTACCTGCATGACTACGAGAGCTGTTCACCTTGAAGTCGCTCACAGCCTGACGACTCAAGCGTGCTTGATGGCCATTCGAAGGTTCGTGTGCCGCCGAGGAAAACCGTTGGAATTCTACTCCGACAACGGCACGAACTTTCAAGCTGCAAGCAAGGCGATTGTGAAGCAAATCGGAGAAAAATGTGAGGACGAATTCACGGATTCCAGAACCCGCTGGAACTTCAACCCCCCCAGCGCACCTCACATGGGTGGTGTCTGGGAGCGATTGGTCCGCTCCCTGAAGGCAGCATTAACCGTGCTAAACGACGGGAGAACAATAACCGACGAAGTGTTGCTGACGACGATTGCGGAGGCTGAAGACCTAATTAATTCCCGGCCGTTGACATACGTCGGCCTGGAACCGGGAACAGAAGAAGCGTTGACGCCAAATCATTTTGTTCGTGGCGTCGGTACGATCGGTGAGGAACATCCTGTTCCACCTACGAGCGAAGCCGAAGCACTTCGAGACCGCTACAAGCGGTCACAGCGTTTGGCGGACAAACTATGGGCTCGGTGGGTGTTCGAGTATTTGCCGTCGATAAATCATCGGGCTAAGTGGCATACTAACGTGCCACTAATAGCAAGCGGTGATCTGGTGTACATCGCGGACGACGCAGTGCGGAAGAGCTGGATCCGCGGCATCGTGCTAGATGTCTACCCGGAGGCGGACAGCCGAATTCGACAAGCGATGGTGCAGACGGTTAAGGGTAAGTTTAGGAGGCCGGTGACGAAGCTAGCGGTGCTGGAGGTCCAGGATGGTAACTCCGGCGTTGCAGAGGCCCCACCAGAGATACGGGGAGGGAGTATGTTGGCACCGCTACCACCCGGCATCGAGAAACCCTGA